The Streptomyces sp. DH-12 genome has a window encoding:
- a CDS encoding sensor histidine kinase codes for MSRLNRVTDKGAGLVRRWLGVMRDDLLTVRADPLPPSMWLRWLPHGFVCLAAVGIFLGDLNQLLGDGRLPQGGSVLVAAGQSGAVVLALRRPVPALWWSLIATLAGAVLLRRMLMAGQIDGFPWPWTPWGGAAHLLVLLLLSLRVPTRVSVGALAVTGLLTYVLQGLWGAWDYSPTGQTAVTLFGVAVVLGTALRGRREARVELGRQTTLTAEERARRTLLEERSRIARELHDVVAHHMSVISIQAQVAPHLVQDPPDELRENLAGIRQNAVEALTELRRVLDVLRSEHPAPGERADAPQPTLGRLAALVENTRAAGLTVTTEVAGERRPLPPGVELSAYRIVQEALSNVLRHAPGATAHVTLAYGPRALRVEVVNTAPTREPPPSAGAGHGLLGMRERAAMLGGTLTAGPWSGRGYRVEARLPVSAPPTTGPLPQDGTA; via the coding sequence ATGTCTAGGCTGAACCGCGTGACGGACAAAGGGGCGGGACTCGTCCGGCGGTGGCTGGGCGTGATGCGGGACGACCTGTTGACGGTCCGTGCGGACCCACTGCCCCCGTCCATGTGGCTGCGCTGGCTACCGCACGGATTCGTGTGCCTGGCCGCGGTCGGCATCTTCCTCGGCGACCTGAACCAGCTCCTGGGAGACGGGAGACTCCCCCAAGGCGGCTCCGTGCTGGTCGCGGCCGGGCAGAGCGGTGCGGTCGTCCTCGCGCTGCGGCGCCCGGTTCCGGCGCTGTGGTGGTCGCTCATCGCCACGCTGGCGGGAGCCGTCCTGCTGCGCCGCATGCTGATGGCCGGCCAGATCGACGGTTTCCCGTGGCCGTGGACCCCCTGGGGGGGCGCGGCCCACCTGCTCGTGCTGCTGCTGCTCTCCCTGCGCGTGCCCACCCGGGTCTCCGTCGGGGCGCTCGCTGTCACGGGACTGCTCACCTACGTGCTCCAGGGTCTCTGGGGGGCGTGGGACTACTCACCCACCGGCCAGACCGCCGTCACCCTGTTCGGCGTCGCCGTCGTCCTCGGCACCGCCCTGCGCGGCCGCCGCGAGGCCCGCGTCGAACTGGGGCGGCAGACCACCCTCACCGCCGAGGAACGCGCCCGCCGCACGCTCCTGGAGGAACGCAGCCGGATCGCGAGGGAGTTGCACGACGTGGTGGCCCACCACATGTCGGTGATCTCCATCCAGGCCCAGGTCGCCCCGCACCTGGTCCAGGACCCGCCCGACGAGCTGAGGGAGAACCTCGCCGGCATCCGGCAGAACGCCGTCGAGGCGCTGACCGAGCTGCGCCGTGTCCTGGACGTGCTGCGCTCCGAACACCCCGCCCCCGGCGAGCGCGCGGACGCCCCGCAGCCCACCCTCGGCCGGCTGGCGGCGCTGGTGGAGAACACCCGGGCCGCCGGACTCACGGTGACCACGGAGGTCGCCGGCGAGCGGCGCCCGCTGCCGCCCGGCGTGGAGCTGTCCGCGTACCGGATCGTGCAGGAGGCGCTGAGCAACGTGCTGCGGCACGCGCCCGGCGCCACCGCGCACGTCACCCTCGCCTACGGGCCGCGCGCCCTGCGGGTGGAGGTCGTCAACACCGCGCCGACCCGGGAGCCGCCGCCGTCCGCCGGGGCCGGGCACGGGCTGCTCGGCATGCGGGAACGGGCGGCCATGCTGGGCGGCACCCTCACCGCGGGCCCCTGGTCCGGGCGCGGCTACCGTGTCGAGGCCCGCCTCCCCGTGTCCGCACCGCCCACGACCGGCCCCCTCCCTCAGGACGGCACCGCATGA
- a CDS encoding acyltransferase, which produces MTRLTTGMRTAAARVDAATPAHRDRAVDALRACAVLGVVLGHWLVTALVADGRTLRTASPLQHLPWLAPVSWVFQTLAVFFLVGGHVATRSYASARARGVPYRRWLHARLARLFGPVAAVLTLWTAVTLALLASDAEYATVRTLVKLALSPMWFLLVFAALTAATPLVARLHPLWPLAVVLHVDVLRFGLGAPDGLGRLNLAAGWLVPYALGAAWTRGELAGRTSGWVLLGGGAAATAALVAWAGYPAAMVGVPGAGVSNLDPPTLAAVTFGLAQCGLALLLRDRLRRAMRRPVAWAAVALVNLSVMTVFLWHQTALMATTALALPAGPLPGLHTVPDGLGWVAARLPWLAVFALALVVCGAAFRTWERGGGGRRRKRSRVVRAHRPTTKDARHV; this is translated from the coding sequence ATGACCCGCCTCACCACCGGGATGCGTACGGCCGCCGCCCGCGTCGACGCGGCCACCCCCGCCCACCGGGACCGGGCCGTGGACGCCCTGCGCGCCTGCGCCGTGCTCGGCGTGGTCCTCGGCCACTGGCTGGTCACCGCGCTGGTCGCGGACGGCCGCACCCTGCGCACCGCGAGCCCGCTGCAGCACCTGCCGTGGCTGGCCCCGGTGTCCTGGGTCTTCCAGACCCTCGCCGTGTTCTTCCTGGTCGGCGGGCACGTCGCCACCCGCTCGTACGCGTCCGCGCGAGCGCGCGGGGTGCCGTACCGGCGGTGGCTGCACGCCCGGCTGGCCCGGCTGTTCGGGCCGGTCGCCGCCGTCCTCACCCTGTGGACGGCGGTCACGCTCGCGCTGCTGGCGTCGGACGCCGAGTACGCGACCGTGCGGACACTGGTGAAGCTCGCCCTGTCCCCGATGTGGTTCCTGCTGGTCTTCGCCGCCCTCACCGCCGCGACCCCGCTGGTCGCCCGCCTCCATCCGCTGTGGCCGCTGGCCGTCGTCCTCCACGTCGACGTGCTCCGCTTCGGCCTCGGCGCACCCGACGGGCTGGGCCGGCTGAACCTCGCCGCGGGCTGGCTGGTGCCGTACGCCCTGGGCGCGGCCTGGACCCGGGGCGAGCTGGCGGGCCGCACCTCCGGGTGGGTGCTGCTGGGCGGCGGCGCGGCGGCGACGGCCGCGCTGGTCGCGTGGGCGGGGTACCCGGCCGCGATGGTCGGGGTGCCGGGCGCCGGGGTGTCCAACCTCGACCCGCCGACGCTGGCCGCCGTCACCTTCGGTCTCGCCCAGTGCGGACTCGCGCTGCTGCTGCGGGACCGGCTGCGCCGCGCGATGCGCCGGCCGGTCGCGTGGGCGGCGGTGGCGCTGGTCAACCTGTCCGTGATGACGGTCTTCCTGTGGCACCAGACCGCCCTGATGGCCACCACCGCCCTCGCCCTCCCGGCCGGTCCGCTGCCCGGACTGCACACGGTCCCCGACGGCCTCGGCTGGGTCGCCGCCCGGTTGCCCTGGCTGGCGGTCTTCGCCCTCGCCCTCGTGGTCTGCGGGGCCGCGTTCCGGACGTGGGAGCGGGGCGGGGGCGGGCGGCGGCGGAAGCGGTCCCGGGTGGTCCGCGCGCACCGGCCGACGACGAAGGACGCACGTCATGTCTAG
- a CDS encoding alpha/beta hydrolase, with protein MEQNHGRGTADTAPDGSEGPAHRPAGRLRRGTLALLVAAAVAVPLAGAARPQAPAPPPAQVPPPAVAGLDATYAAHRANAAEAARTAAEHGYRDRAAVERALAARTLLHFDGRGAGRVTEVLGELDHADRVAVLVPGSDTGIDTYDRFRATALALHRRLTREAPAGTRTAVVAWLGYETPGTFSPSVATTGRAEEAAPGLRDLVRDLRSVAAPRARVSLLCHSYGSVVCARAAAGLDVDDLVFLGSPGTGSGTAAGLRTRARVWAARGADDWVEHVPHLGAGLFGTTVGFGADPVSEEFGARVFTAGGGGHGDYYAPGSPSLANLTRIVLGDTQAVTS; from the coding sequence ATGGAGCAGAACCACGGGCGGGGGACCGCGGACACCGCACCGGACGGGTCGGAGGGCCCGGCACACCGCCCGGCCGGGCGGCTGCGGCGCGGGACGCTCGCCCTGCTCGTCGCGGCCGCCGTGGCCGTGCCCCTCGCCGGGGCCGCGCGCCCGCAGGCGCCCGCGCCGCCGCCCGCCCAGGTCCCGCCCCCGGCCGTCGCCGGACTCGACGCCACCTACGCCGCCCACCGGGCCAACGCGGCCGAGGCCGCCCGCACGGCCGCCGAGCACGGGTACCGGGACCGCGCCGCCGTCGAACGCGCGCTGGCCGCACGGACGTTGCTGCACTTCGACGGGCGCGGCGCCGGACGGGTCACCGAGGTGCTCGGCGAGCTGGACCACGCCGACCGGGTCGCCGTCCTCGTCCCCGGGTCCGACACCGGCATCGACACCTACGACCGCTTCCGCGCCACCGCCCTCGCCCTGCACCGGCGGCTGACGCGCGAAGCGCCCGCAGGGACGCGCACGGCGGTCGTGGCGTGGCTCGGCTACGAGACGCCCGGCACCTTCAGCCCGTCGGTCGCCACCACCGGCCGCGCGGAGGAGGCGGCGCCCGGACTGCGGGACCTCGTGCGGGACCTGCGGTCCGTCGCCGCGCCCCGCGCCCGCGTCTCCCTGCTGTGCCATTCCTACGGTTCCGTCGTCTGCGCGCGGGCCGCCGCCGGTCTCGACGTCGACGACCTGGTGTTCCTCGGCAGCCCCGGCACCGGCTCCGGCACCGCCGCCGGCCTGCGCACCCGCGCCCGGGTGTGGGCCGCGCGCGGCGCCGACGACTGGGTCGAGCACGTGCCGCACCTCGGCGCCGGCCTGTTCGGCACCACCGTCGGCTTCGGCGCCGACCCCGTGTCCGAGGAGTTCGGCGCCCGCGTCTTCACGGCCGGCGGCGGCGGACACGGCGACTACTACGCCCCGGGCTCCCCGTCCCTGGCCAACCTCACCCGGATCGTCCTCGGCGACACGCAGGCGGTGACCTCATGA